In Deltaproteobacteria bacterium, one DNA window encodes the following:
- the gltB gene encoding glutamate synthase large subunit: protein MKQSGPPEKQGLYDPRFEHDACGVGFVVNIKGVKSHEIVEQALTVLQNLDHRGACGCEENTGDGAGILLQVPHKFLAQACEGLGFKLPDPGEYGVGMLFLPDDRKQRPKFEKMIEKIIVEEGQKVLGWRKVPTDNLYLGETAKACEPFVRQVFIGRGEGVADELAFERKLYVIRRRAENAIRYDKLPGGDFFYVPSMSCRTIIYKGMLTPRQVVTFYPDLSDPEIESAIAVVHSRFSTNTFPSWGRAHPYRYLIHNGEINTLRGNENWMHARQGMLASGIFGTDLRNIFPIIQEDGSDSTKFDNCLEFLALSGRSLPHAVMMMIPEPWENHESMDPAKRAFYEYHSSLMEPWDGPASIAFTDGTVVGAVLDRNGLRPSRYYVTKDDLVIMASEVGVLDVPPERVLEKRRLQPGRMFLVDTSEGRIISDDEIKQEMAKAQPYAKWLKENLVHFEDLPAAEEKQPVANHQATLQRMQAFGYNFEDLRINLGPMAQNGIQPVGSMGTDTPLAVLSDKPQLLYNYFKELFAQVTNPPIDPIREELITSTTLTLGSEGNLIEPKPESCRQLRLHDPILRDGELAKLRQINLPGVSSATLPILFNPQEGRAGLEKALEALFKAADAAIQKGTTILILSDRGVDRSHAPIPALLACAGLHHHLIRAGTRARVGLVLESGEPREVHHFCLLLGYGAQAINPYLAYESLNDMIDQGLLKDISYADAVKGYNKAVYKGVVKVMAKMGISTVKSYCGAQIFEAVGLGQELVDKYFTWTPSRVGGIGLEEIAGEAQRQHGRAYPTYPLNGHTLEVYGQYQYRKDGELHLFNPRTIHLLQKACRINDYRTFKEYTGLIDDQSERMATLRGLMELKYAKQPIPIDEVEPVESIVKRFKTGAMSYGSISKEAHEALAIAMNRLGGKSNTGEGGEDPARYTLEANGDSKNSAIKQVASGRFGVTSYYLTQARELQIKMAQGAKPGEGGELPGRKVYPWIAKVRHSTPGVGLISPPPHHDIYSIEDLAQLIHDLKNANHHARISVKLVSEIGVGTIAAGVAKGHADVVLISGHDGGTGASPQTSIKHAGLPWELGLAETHQTLVMNNLRSRIVVETDGQLKTGRDVVIAALLGAEEFGFATTALVTLGCIMMRVCHLDTCPVGVATQNPELRAKFAGDPAYVVNFMRFIAQEMREHMAKLGFRTINEMVGRTDMLEVRRAVSHWKAKGLDYAAILYQPKVGPAVGRYCQISQNHGLENALDNQVLLDLAAPALERGEKVKAKLDIRNTNRVVGTILGSEVTRKHGPHGLPEDTIHFHFQGSAGQSFGAFIPPGMTLELEGDANDYFGKGLSGGKLVLYPPEGSTFAPEENIIVGNVAFYGATNGEAYIRGMAGERFGVRNSGVRAVVEGVGDHGCEYMTGGRVVVIGKTGRNFAAGMSGGITYVLDEDGSFKNRCNFETVDLEPLDARDAQEVEELLKRHAMYTRSARAWKILALWEENAPKFVKVMPRDYRRVFEALQEAEAKGLTGDDALMAAFEANKNDASRVSGN, encoded by the coding sequence TTGAGCATGACGCCTGCGGCGTTGGCTTTGTCGTCAACATCAAAGGAGTCAAATCCCACGAAATCGTCGAGCAGGCGCTCACGGTATTGCAAAATCTCGATCACCGCGGCGCCTGCGGCTGCGAGGAAAACACCGGCGACGGCGCCGGCATCTTGCTGCAAGTGCCGCACAAGTTTCTCGCGCAAGCTTGCGAGGGGCTGGGTTTCAAGCTCCCCGATCCGGGCGAATATGGCGTCGGTATGCTGTTCCTGCCTGACGATCGCAAACAGCGCCCCAAGTTCGAAAAGATGATCGAGAAGATCATCGTCGAAGAGGGCCAGAAGGTTCTCGGCTGGCGCAAGGTTCCCACCGACAACCTTTATCTCGGTGAGACGGCAAAGGCCTGCGAGCCGTTTGTGCGCCAGGTTTTCATTGGCCGCGGCGAGGGCGTTGCCGACGAGCTAGCCTTCGAGCGCAAGCTTTACGTGATTCGGCGCCGCGCCGAGAATGCGATTCGCTACGACAAGCTGCCGGGCGGCGACTTTTTCTACGTGCCGAGTATGTCGTGCCGAACAATTATTTACAAAGGCATGCTGACGCCGCGCCAGGTGGTGACTTTTTATCCTGATCTTTCCGACCCAGAAATCGAAAGTGCCATTGCCGTGGTGCATTCGCGCTTTAGCACCAATACGTTTCCCAGCTGGGGCCGGGCGCATCCCTACCGCTATTTGATTCACAACGGCGAGATCAACACGCTGCGCGGCAACGAAAATTGGATGCACGCGCGCCAGGGCATGCTGGCCAGCGGTATCTTCGGCACCGATTTGCGGAATATCTTCCCGATCATCCAGGAGGACGGCAGCGACTCGACCAAGTTCGACAATTGTCTGGAGTTCTTGGCGTTGAGCGGCCGGTCGCTGCCCCATGCGGTGATGATGATGATTCCCGAGCCATGGGAAAATCACGAGAGCATGGACCCCGCCAAGCGGGCTTTTTACGAGTATCACTCAAGCTTAATGGAGCCGTGGGACGGACCGGCATCGATCGCGTTTACCGACGGCACGGTGGTCGGCGCGGTGCTCGATCGTAACGGCTTGCGGCCGTCGCGCTACTACGTCACCAAGGACGATCTCGTCATCATGGCTTCGGAAGTCGGAGTGCTCGACGTGCCGCCGGAGCGAGTGTTGGAGAAGCGTCGCCTGCAGCCCGGCCGGATGTTTTTGGTTGACACCAGCGAAGGGCGCATCATCAGCGACGATGAAATTAAGCAAGAAATGGCTAAGGCCCAGCCCTACGCAAAATGGCTCAAGGAAAATCTAGTCCACTTCGAGGATTTACCCGCAGCCGAAGAAAAACAGCCGGTGGCCAATCACCAGGCGACGCTGCAGCGTATGCAAGCGTTCGGCTACAACTTTGAAGACCTGCGCATCAACCTGGGGCCTATGGCACAAAACGGTATTCAGCCGGTCGGTTCCATGGGCACGGACACGCCGTTGGCCGTGTTGTCGGACAAGCCGCAGCTGCTTTACAACTATTTCAAAGAATTGTTCGCCCAGGTGACCAACCCGCCCATCGATCCGATTCGCGAGGAGTTGATTACTTCGACAACGCTGACGCTGGGGAGCGAAGGGAACTTGATCGAACCCAAGCCGGAGAGCTGCCGGCAGTTGCGCTTACACGATCCGATTCTGCGCGATGGCGAATTGGCCAAGCTCCGGCAGATCAATTTGCCGGGTGTCAGTTCGGCGACTCTGCCGATTCTGTTCAATCCTCAGGAAGGCAGAGCGGGCCTCGAAAAAGCTTTGGAGGCATTGTTCAAGGCCGCGGACGCGGCGATCCAAAAGGGCACGACTATTTTGATTTTGTCGGACCGCGGTGTCGACCGCAGCCATGCGCCGATTCCGGCATTGCTCGCCTGCGCCGGCTTGCATCATCATTTGATTCGCGCCGGCACGCGCGCGCGGGTTGGTCTCGTGTTGGAGTCGGGTGAACCGCGTGAAGTGCATCACTTCTGTTTGCTCTTGGGCTACGGTGCCCAAGCGATCAATCCCTATCTCGCCTACGAGAGTCTGAACGACATGATCGACCAAGGCCTGTTGAAAGACATCAGCTACGCCGACGCGGTGAAGGGCTATAACAAAGCCGTTTACAAAGGTGTGGTCAAAGTCATGGCTAAGATGGGCATCTCGACGGTGAAATCCTACTGCGGCGCGCAGATCTTCGAAGCTGTCGGCTTGGGCCAAGAGTTGGTCGACAAATATTTCACCTGGACACCGTCCCGCGTCGGCGGTATCGGCCTCGAAGAAATTGCCGGCGAAGCTCAGCGGCAGCACGGGCGGGCCTATCCGACCTATCCGTTGAACGGCCACACGTTAGAAGTTTACGGCCAGTATCAATATCGCAAAGACGGCGAACTGCATCTGTTCAATCCGCGCACGATCCATCTTTTGCAGAAAGCCTGCCGCATCAACGACTATCGGACATTCAAAGAGTACACCGGCTTGATCGATGACCAGTCCGAAAGAATGGCGACACTGCGCGGCTTGATGGAATTGAAATATGCCAAACAGCCGATTCCCATCGACGAAGTGGAACCGGTGGAATCGATCGTCAAGCGTTTCAAGACCGGCGCCATGTCCTACGGCTCCATCAGCAAAGAAGCTCACGAGGCACTGGCGATCGCGATGAATCGCCTGGGCGGCAAGAGCAACACCGGCGAGGGCGGTGAAGATCCGGCGCGCTATACCCTCGAGGCCAACGGCGATTCGAAAAACAGCGCGATCAAGCAGGTCGCGTCCGGCCGCTTTGGTGTGACGAGTTACTATCTAACTCAAGCGCGAGAATTGCAGATCAAGATGGCGCAGGGCGCCAAGCCGGGTGAGGGCGGCGAGCTGCCGGGCCGCAAAGTTTACCCTTGGATCGCAAAGGTGCGACACTCGACGCCCGGCGTTGGCTTGATCTCGCCGCCGCCGCATCATGATATTTACTCGATCGAGGACTTGGCGCAGCTGATTCACGACTTGAAGAACGCCAACCATCATGCGCGCATCAGCGTGAAGCTGGTCTCCGAGATCGGCGTCGGCACGATTGCGGCCGGCGTCGCCAAAGGCCACGCCGACGTCGTGCTGATTAGCGGCCACGATGGCGGCACCGGTGCTTCGCCGCAGACGAGCATCAAGCATGCGGGCTTGCCGTGGGAGCTCGGCTTGGCGGAAACGCATCAGACGTTGGTCATGAACAATTTGCGCAGCCGCATCGTCGTCGAGACCGACGGTCAGTTGAAAACCGGCAGGGACGTCGTCATCGCGGCTCTGCTTGGCGCCGAAGAGTTCGGGTTCGCGACCACGGCGCTGGTGACACTGGGTTGTATTATGATGCGGGTTTGTCACCTGGATACCTGCCCTGTCGGTGTGGCGACGCAAAACCCTGAGTTGCGCGCGAAGTTTGCCGGTGACCCAGCCTATGTCGTCAACTTTATGCGCTTTATCGCGCAGGAGATGCGCGAGCATATGGCGAAGTTGGGCTTTCGCACGATCAACGAAATGGTCGGTCGCACCGATATGCTTGAAGTGCGTCGCGCGGTAAGTCACTGGAAGGCCAAAGGTCTGGACTATGCCGCGATTCTCTACCAGCCCAAGGTGGGACCGGCGGTTGGGCGTTATTGTCAGATCTCGCAGAACCACGGTTTAGAGAACGCGCTCGACAATCAAGTGCTGCTCGATCTTGCGGCCCCTGCGTTGGAGCGCGGCGAGAAGGTCAAAGCCAAGCTCGACATTCGCAATACCAATCGTGTGGTCGGTACCATTCTTGGCAGCGAGGTGACGCGCAAGCACGGCCCGCACGGTTTGCCGGAAGACACCATCCATTTTCACTTCCAAGGTTCGGCGGGGCAGAGCTTCGGCGCCTTCATCCCGCCGGGTATGACGCTGGAACTAGAAGGCGACGCTAACGACTATTTTGGCAAGGGACTTTCGGGTGGCAAGTTGGTGCTCTATCCGCCGGAGGGGTCTACTTTTGCACCGGAAGAGAACATCATCGTCGGCAATGTGGCGTTTTATGGAGCGACCAACGGTGAAGCCTACATTCGCGGCATGGCCGGTGAACGCTTTGGCGTGCGCAACAGCGGTGTGCGCGCCGTAGTCGAAGGAGTGGGCGATCATGGCTGCGAATACATGACCGGCGGGCGTGTCGTCGTCATCGGCAAGACCGGCCGCAACTTTGCAGCCGGTATGTCGGGCGGCATCACCTATGTGCTCGATGAAGACGGCAGCTTCAAGAATCGCTGCAACTTCGAAACGGTGGATCTCGAGCCGCTCGATGCGCGCGACGCTCAGGAAGTCGAAGAGCTGCTTAAGCGCCACGCCATGTACACGCGCAGCGCGCGCGCCTGGAAGATTCTTGCGCTGTGGGAAGAGAACGCGCCCAAGTTCGTCAAGGTCATGCCGCGCGACTATCGGCGTGTCTTCGAGGCGCTGCAAGAGGCCGAGGCCAAGGGTCTCACCGGCGATGACGCGCTGATGGCGGCGTTCGAAGCGAACAAAAACGATGCGTCGCGGGTGAGCGGCAACTAG
- a CDS encoding glutamate synthase subunit beta, producing the protein MGKPTGFMEFDRELPQDRSPLERVNDWQEFHEHFSVAKLQQQGARCMDCGIPFCHTGQLISGMASGCPINNLIPEWNDLVYRGLWKEALERLHKTNNFPEFTGRVCPAPCEGSCVLGINELPITIKNLECSIIDNGFEKGWVTAEPPVKRTGKNVAVIGSGPSGLACAAQLNRAGHQVTVYERADRIGGLLMYGIPNMKLDKNVVQRRLDLMTAEGVKFVTNAHVGVDVSAAELKAQNDAIVICTGATKARDLPIPGRELKGIYMAMDFLRANTKSLLDSNHKDGSYIPAKDKHVIVVGGGDTGTDCVGTSMRHGCKSLTQLEILPRPADSRQADNPWPEWPKVYKLDYGQEEAAARFGADPRVYLTTGEKFVGDENGNVKELHIYDVEWAKNEQGAFIPKRVPGTDKILKADLVLLAMGFLGPEDPVLTQLGVERDPRSNAKAEYGQFNTTVPGIFAAGDCRRGQSLVVWAINEGRGAARECDRYLMGQTNLP; encoded by the coding sequence ATGGGTAAACCGACTGGATTCATGGAGTTTGACCGGGAGCTGCCGCAGGACCGCTCGCCGTTGGAACGCGTTAACGATTGGCAGGAGTTTCACGAGCACTTTTCGGTGGCGAAGTTGCAGCAACAAGGCGCGCGCTGCATGGATTGCGGCATTCCGTTTTGCCACACGGGCCAATTGATTAGCGGCATGGCGTCGGGCTGTCCAATTAACAATTTGATCCCAGAGTGGAACGATTTAGTTTATCGCGGTCTGTGGAAAGAGGCCCTGGAGCGTTTGCATAAGACCAATAACTTCCCCGAATTTACCGGCCGGGTTTGTCCAGCGCCCTGCGAAGGCTCCTGTGTCCTTGGCATTAACGAGTTGCCAATCACCATCAAAAACCTCGAGTGTTCAATCATCGACAATGGTTTCGAGAAAGGTTGGGTGACGGCTGAGCCGCCGGTAAAGCGCACGGGGAAAAACGTGGCAGTGATCGGTTCGGGCCCGTCGGGTCTCGCCTGCGCCGCCCAGCTCAATCGCGCTGGTCATCAGGTGACGGTCTACGAGCGCGCCGACCGCATCGGTGGTTTGTTGATGTACGGCATACCCAACATGAAATTAGATAAAAACGTTGTCCAACGGCGCCTCGATTTGATGACCGCGGAAGGTGTGAAGTTCGTGACCAACGCTCATGTTGGCGTGGATGTTTCGGCGGCTGAGCTGAAGGCTCAAAATGATGCCATAGTCATTTGCACGGGTGCCACCAAGGCCCGTGACTTGCCGATCCCCGGCCGCGAGCTCAAAGGCATCTACATGGCGATGGATTTTCTCCGCGCCAACACCAAGAGCCTGCTCGATTCAAATCACAAAGACGGCAGCTATATTCCAGCCAAAGACAAGCATGTCATCGTGGTCGGCGGTGGCGACACCGGCACAGACTGTGTTGGCACGTCGATGCGCCATGGCTGCAAGAGTTTGACGCAACTGGAAATCTTGCCGCGCCCGGCCGATAGCCGCCAAGCCGACAACCCATGGCCGGAGTGGCCCAAGGTGTACAAGCTCGATTACGGCCAGGAAGAAGCGGCCGCGCGCTTTGGCGCCGACCCGCGGGTTTATCTCACCACCGGTGAGAAGTTCGTCGGCGATGAGAACGGCAACGTTAAAGAGCTGCACATCTACGACGTTGAGTGGGCGAAAAACGAGCAAGGCGCATTTATTCCCAAAAGGGTGCCGGGTACCGATAAGATTCTGAAAGCTGACCTGGTTCTACTCGCGATGGGTTTTTTGGGTCCGGAAGATCCGGTGCTCACGCAGTTGGGCGTTGAGCGCGATCCGCGCAGCAACGCCAAGGCCGAGTACGGCCAATTCAACACCACTGTCCCGGGGATTTTCGCGGCGGGCGATTGCCGGCGTGGCCAAAGCCTGGTCGTGTGGGCGATCAACGAGGGGCGGGGCGCGGCACGTGAATGCGATCGCTATTTGATGGGACAGACCAACCTGCCGTAA